In Primulina huaijiensis isolate GDHJ02 chromosome 6, ASM1229523v2, whole genome shotgun sequence, a single window of DNA contains:
- the LOC140977983 gene encoding phytyl ester synthase 1, chloroplastic-like isoform X2 encodes MPVEGDATGMDGLGLGLTLHHKSLGKVFDVRCMHIPVHDRTPFVELVEWVEETVRVEHYLSPKKPIYLVGDSFGGCLALAVAARNPKIDLLVVLANPATSFGRSQLQPLFPILEALPNELHITVPYLLSFVMGDPLKMAAVNINTMLPPAQYFEQLSGNLTAMLPRLSGLADIIPKATLLWKWKLLKTAAAYANSRLHAIRAEVLVITSGKDNMLPSGDEARRLLSSIQNCKIKYFRDNGHTILLEDGINLLTIIKATCTYRRSRKHDYVMDFLPPSMSEFKRTLVENRWLRNYTGPVLLSTMEDGKIVRGLSGVPDEGPVLLVGYHMLMGLELIPLVEEFLREKKIMVRGIAHPALFSHLIEGENKEFSFIDNLRVYGALPVSPSSLFKLFSTKSHVLLYPGGAREALHRKGEEYKLFWPDQPEFVRMAARFGATIVPFGVVGEDDIAKLVLDYDDLMKIPFLSDQIRRDNERSKSFNVRAGMKGEVANQALYIPGLLPKVPGRLYYLFGKPIHTKGMKDMLKDKERARELYLQIKSEVEANISYLLEKRKEDPYRGILDRTVYRSLYASMDQVPAFEP; translated from the exons ATGCCTGTAGAGGGTGACGCAACAG GAATGGATGGACTCGGACTCGGCCTTACTCTGCATCATAAGTCTCTTGGAAA GGTATTTGATGTTCGGTGCATGCATATCCCAGTCCATGACCGTACGCCATTTGTAG AGTTGGTGGAATGGGTTGAAGAAACTGTCAGGGTTGAACACTATTTATCCCCCAAAAAGCCTATTTATCTAGTTGGAGATTCTTTTGGTGGGTGCTTGGCTCTCGCAGTGGCAGCACGTAATCCGAAAATTGACCTCTTAGTCGTGTTAGCTAATCCAG CAACTTCATTTGGCAGGTCACAACTGCAGCCTTTGTTTCCAATATTGGAAGCTTTACCTAATGAACTGCATATCACAGTTCCTTATCTCCTAAGCTTTGTGATGG GTGATCCATTGAAGATGGCTGCAGTAAATATTAATACGATGCTACCTCCGGCACAATATTTTGAACAACTTTCTGGCAACCTTACTGCAATGCTTCCACGCCTTTCT GGCTTGGCGGATATAATACCTAAAGCAACTCTACTTTGGAAATGGAAGCTGCTCAAAACTGCTGCTGCTTATGCCAATTCTCGCCTTCATGCTATTAGAGCTGAAGTACTTGTTATCACTAG TGGCAAAGATAATATGCTTCCCAGTGGAGACGAAGCTCGGAGGCTTTTAAGCTCAATacaaaattgcaaaataaaatacTTCAGAGACAACGGGCATACCATATTATTG GAGGATGGCATTAATTTATTGACTATTATAAAAGCTACTTGCACCTACCGTCGATCAAGAAAACATGACTATGTGATGGATTTTCTCCCTCCCAGTATGTCTGAGTTTAAGCGAACACTTGTGGAAAATAG ATGGCTACGTAATTATACTGGCCCTGTATTATTATCAACCATGGAAGATGGAAAGATAGTGAGAGGCCTATCCGGAGTTCCAGATGAAGGTCCAGTCTTGTTAGTTGGTTATCACATGCTTATGGGGCTGGAACTCATCCCATTGGTCGAAGAGTTTCTGCGGGAGAAAAAGATAATGGTTCGTGGCATAGCACACCCTGCGTTGTTTTCGCATCTTATTGAAGGTGAAAACAAGGAATTTTCTTTCATCGATAATCTTAGAGTATATGGTGCATTGCCTGTAAGTCCAAGCAGCCTTTTCAAGTTGTTCTCGACAAAATCTCACGTGCTACTTTATCCTGGTGGTGCTCGCGAGGCTCTACACCGTAAG GGTGAAGAATATAAATTGTTTTGGCCTGACCAGCCCGAGTTTGTTAGGATGGCTGCAAGATTTGGAGCCACAATTGTACCTTTTGGAGTAGTTGGAGAAGATGACATAGCAAAG TTAGTGTTGGACTACGATGACTTGATGAAGATCCCTTTCTTGAGTGACCAAATAAGAAGAGATAACGAAAGATCTAAATCGTTTAACGTGAG GGCTGGGATGAAAGGTGAGGTTGCAAATCAAGCTTTATATATTCCTGGACTTCTTCCCAAAGTTCCAGGACGATTGTACTACTTGTTTGGGAAGCCGATTCATACAAAGGGAATGAAAGACATGTTGAAGGACAAAGAAAGAGCCAGAGAACTGTATTTGCAGATAAAATCTGAAGTCGAAGCCAACATATCGTATCTGCTGGAAAAGAGAAAGGAAGATCCTTACAGGGGTATACTCGACAGGACCGTGTATCGATCCCTGTATGCATCTATGGATCAGGTTCCTGCTTTTGAGCCATGA
- the LOC140977983 gene encoding phytyl ester synthase 1, chloroplastic-like isoform X1 → MASAVKTFGISHHFTLNIGKPVFTRFHVQSVGSRDSSVVSHDSVKVNGAPSAVENGRKRDLVDFGKENRSSSIWEQKNEKDFEEEKLEVLWDDGYGTQTVNDYLDHAKEIINPDGGPPRWFTPISCGPHLRNSPVLLFLPGMDGLGLGLTLHHKSLGKVFDVRCMHIPVHDRTPFVELVEWVEETVRVEHYLSPKKPIYLVGDSFGGCLALAVAARNPKIDLLVVLANPATSFGRSQLQPLFPILEALPNELHITVPYLLSFVMGDPLKMAAVNINTMLPPAQYFEQLSGNLTAMLPRLSGLADIIPKATLLWKWKLLKTAAAYANSRLHAIRAEVLVITSGKDNMLPSGDEARRLLSSIQNCKIKYFRDNGHTILLEDGINLLTIIKATCTYRRSRKHDYVMDFLPPSMSEFKRTLVENRWLRNYTGPVLLSTMEDGKIVRGLSGVPDEGPVLLVGYHMLMGLELIPLVEEFLREKKIMVRGIAHPALFSHLIEGENKEFSFIDNLRVYGALPVSPSSLFKLFSTKSHVLLYPGGAREALHRKGEEYKLFWPDQPEFVRMAARFGATIVPFGVVGEDDIAKLVLDYDDLMKIPFLSDQIRRDNERSKSFNVRAGMKGEVANQALYIPGLLPKVPGRLYYLFGKPIHTKGMKDMLKDKERARELYLQIKSEVEANISYLLEKRKEDPYRGILDRTVYRSLYASMDQVPAFEP, encoded by the exons ATGGCTTCGGCTGTTAAAACTTTTGGGATATCTCATCATTTCACTTTGAATATAGGGAAACCTGTTTTTACTAGATTTCATGTACAGTCTGTAGGTAGCCGCGATTCATCTGTTGTATCTCATGATTCTGTTAAAGTAAACGGAGCACCTTCTGCTGTGGAGAATGGAAGAAAAAGGGATTTGGTGGATTTTGGGAAGGAGAATAGAAGTTCATCTATCTGGGAGCAGAAAAACGAGAAGGATTTTGAAGAGGAAAAGCTAGAGGTTTTGTGGGATGATGGATATGGAACTCAAACCGTGAACGATTATCTTGATCATGCTAAAGAAATAATTAATCCTGATGGTGGGCCACCTAGGTGGTTTACTCCAATTTCATGCGGCCCTCATTTGAGAAATTCGCCTGTACTTCTGTTCTTGCCCG GAATGGATGGACTCGGACTCGGCCTTACTCTGCATCATAAGTCTCTTGGAAA GGTATTTGATGTTCGGTGCATGCATATCCCAGTCCATGACCGTACGCCATTTGTAG AGTTGGTGGAATGGGTTGAAGAAACTGTCAGGGTTGAACACTATTTATCCCCCAAAAAGCCTATTTATCTAGTTGGAGATTCTTTTGGTGGGTGCTTGGCTCTCGCAGTGGCAGCACGTAATCCGAAAATTGACCTCTTAGTCGTGTTAGCTAATCCAG CAACTTCATTTGGCAGGTCACAACTGCAGCCTTTGTTTCCAATATTGGAAGCTTTACCTAATGAACTGCATATCACAGTTCCTTATCTCCTAAGCTTTGTGATGG GTGATCCATTGAAGATGGCTGCAGTAAATATTAATACGATGCTACCTCCGGCACAATATTTTGAACAACTTTCTGGCAACCTTACTGCAATGCTTCCACGCCTTTCT GGCTTGGCGGATATAATACCTAAAGCAACTCTACTTTGGAAATGGAAGCTGCTCAAAACTGCTGCTGCTTATGCCAATTCTCGCCTTCATGCTATTAGAGCTGAAGTACTTGTTATCACTAG TGGCAAAGATAATATGCTTCCCAGTGGAGACGAAGCTCGGAGGCTTTTAAGCTCAATacaaaattgcaaaataaaatacTTCAGAGACAACGGGCATACCATATTATTG GAGGATGGCATTAATTTATTGACTATTATAAAAGCTACTTGCACCTACCGTCGATCAAGAAAACATGACTATGTGATGGATTTTCTCCCTCCCAGTATGTCTGAGTTTAAGCGAACACTTGTGGAAAATAG ATGGCTACGTAATTATACTGGCCCTGTATTATTATCAACCATGGAAGATGGAAAGATAGTGAGAGGCCTATCCGGAGTTCCAGATGAAGGTCCAGTCTTGTTAGTTGGTTATCACATGCTTATGGGGCTGGAACTCATCCCATTGGTCGAAGAGTTTCTGCGGGAGAAAAAGATAATGGTTCGTGGCATAGCACACCCTGCGTTGTTTTCGCATCTTATTGAAGGTGAAAACAAGGAATTTTCTTTCATCGATAATCTTAGAGTATATGGTGCATTGCCTGTAAGTCCAAGCAGCCTTTTCAAGTTGTTCTCGACAAAATCTCACGTGCTACTTTATCCTGGTGGTGCTCGCGAGGCTCTACACCGTAAG GGTGAAGAATATAAATTGTTTTGGCCTGACCAGCCCGAGTTTGTTAGGATGGCTGCAAGATTTGGAGCCACAATTGTACCTTTTGGAGTAGTTGGAGAAGATGACATAGCAAAG TTAGTGTTGGACTACGATGACTTGATGAAGATCCCTTTCTTGAGTGACCAAATAAGAAGAGATAACGAAAGATCTAAATCGTTTAACGTGAG GGCTGGGATGAAAGGTGAGGTTGCAAATCAAGCTTTATATATTCCTGGACTTCTTCCCAAAGTTCCAGGACGATTGTACTACTTGTTTGGGAAGCCGATTCATACAAAGGGAATGAAAGACATGTTGAAGGACAAAGAAAGAGCCAGAGAACTGTATTTGCAGATAAAATCTGAAGTCGAAGCCAACATATCGTATCTGCTGGAAAAGAGAAAGGAAGATCCTTACAGGGGTATACTCGACAGGACCGTGTATCGATCCCTGTATGCATCTATGGATCAGGTTCCTGCTTTTGAGCCATGA
- the LOC140977984 gene encoding replication factor C subunit 2, with translation MASSSSSGPGPEMPWIEKYRPSKVADIVGNEDAVSRLEVIARDGNMPNLILAGPPGTGKTTSMLALAHELLGPNYREAVLELNASDDRGIDVVRNKIKMFAQKKVTLPPGRHKIIILDEADSMTSGAQQALRRTMEIYSNSTRFGLACNTSSKIIEPIQSRCALVRFARLSDQEILSRLMVVVAAEKVPYVPEGLEAIIFTADGDMRQALNNLQATNSGFCFVNQENVFKVCDQPHPLHVKNMVRHVLEGKFDDACAGLKLLYDLGYSPTDIITTLFRIVKNYDMAEYLKLEFMKETGFAHMRICDGVGSYLQMCGLLAKLSLVRETARAA, from the exons ATGGCGTCGTCATCTTCATCCGGCCCGGGCCCTGAAATGCCGTGGATAGAGAAGTATCGACCATCCAAGGTGGCGGATATAGTCGGGAATGAGGACGCCGTCTCCCGTCTCGAAGTCATCGCGCGTGATGGCAACATGCCCAATCTCATTCTAGCT GGTCCTCCTGGAACTGGTAAAACTACTAGTATGTTGGCGCTTGCACATGAACTTCTAGGACCAAATTATAGAGAGGCGGTTTTAGAGCTAAATGCATCTGATGACCG AGGGATTGATGTggtgagaaataaaataaagatgtttgCCCAGAAGAAGGTTACATTGCCCCCTGGGAgacacaaaataataattttggatGAAGCTGACAG CATGACATCTGGCGCTCAACAAGCTTTGAGGAGGACAATGGAAATATATTCGAATTCAACTCGTTTTGGGCTTGCTTGCAACACATCTTCAAAGATTATAGAGCCTATTCAGAGTAGATGTGCTCTTGTTCGATTTGCTAGATTATCTGATCAAGAGATCCTCAGTCGTCTGATGGTGGTGGTTGCTGCAGAAAAG GTACCCTATGTTCCAGAAGGTCTTGAAGCCATCATCTTCACCGCTGACGGTGATATGAGGCAGGCATTAAATAACTTGCAAGCCACAAACAGTGGATTTTGTTTTGtcaatcaagaaaatgtttTCAAG GTTTGTGATCAACCACATCCTTTGCATGTAAAGAACATGGTACGTCATGTACTCGAGGGGAAATTCGATGATGCATGTGCTGGTTTAAAGCTGCTCTATGATTTGGGCTATTCTCCAACTGACATAATCACTACCCTTTTCCGTATCGTAAAGAACTATGATATGGCAGAGTATCTAAAGTTGGAATTCATGAAA GAAACTGGATTTGCTCACATGAGAATCTGCGATGGAGTTGGTTCATATCTTCAGATGTGTGGTTTACTTGCTAAGCTCTCACTTGTACGTGAAACTGCCAGAGCAGCTTAG
- the LOC140977985 gene encoding callose synthase 11-like produces MNLRQRPPPTGGRASHAPPQRLSDHHFNIIPIHDLLTDHPSRQYPEVRSSADALRTTGDLRKPPFAPWNENMDLLDWLGLFFGFQDDNVRNQREHLVLHLANSQMRLQPPPAAFDRLDPGVLRRFRQKLLKNYSSWCSYLGKRSQVRLPHHHIPDLQRRELLYVCLYLLVWGEAANLRFTPECLCYIYHHLALELNYILDDHFDENTGQLFVPSTCRQFGFLNYVVTPIYTMMTNEVRRSRNGTAPHSAWRNYDDINEYFWRRRCFKRVKWPIDLSCNFLSADDYTRVGKTGFVEQRTFWNLFRSFDRLWVLLILYFQAAAIVAWAGRAYPWQALEDRDVQVQLLTIFITWAGLRFIQSILDAGTQYSLITKDSKLIGVRMVLKSMVAVSWCVVFGVFYGRIWSQKNSDRSWSYEAHQRIFVFLKAALVFVIPELLALLLFIIPWIRNVIEEADWPILYVLMWWFHSRTFVGRGLREGLVDNLKYTIFWVAVLASKFSFSYFLQIRPLVGPTRALLNLRDVKYKWHEFFTSTNRMAVVMLWAPVVLIYLVDLQIFYTIFSSLVGSTIGLFSHLGEIRNVEQLKLRFQFFASALQFNLMPEDQTHRSEATVVHKLRNAIHRVKLRYGLGKPYKKMEYSQVEATRFALIWNETLITLREEDLTSDQELELLELPPNCWDIKVIRWPCVLLCNELQLALSQARELADAPDRWVWFRICRNEYRRCAVMEVYDSIKYLLLDIIKYNTDEHSIATKFFMDVDNYIRFEKFTEAYGITILPKIHEQLIYFIELLLMPKKDMDKIVIALQALYELAVREFPRVKKSVVQLSQEGLAPCNRNTDAGLLFENAVQLPDDEDAFFYRQLRRLHSILSSRDSMHNVPMNLEARRRISFFSNSLFMNMPRAPQVEKMMAFSVLTPYYDEDVLYGKEMLRSPNEDGVSTLFYLQKIYADEWENFMERMRREGMQDDGEIWTTKTRELRLWASCRGQTLSRTVRGMMYYYRALKMLSFLDSAFEVDNRQGSQEFNLSLLKQNGGSINQSSGAPNSQTLSRAGSSVSLLFKGHEFGVALMKYTYVVACQMYGVHKGKGDPRADEILYLMKTNEALRVAYVDEVLLGREEKEYYSVLVKYDQQLKKEVEIYRIKLPGPLKLGEGKPENQNHAIIFTRGDALQTIDMNQDNYFEEALKMRNLLEEFKVTYGIRKPSILGVRENIFTGSVSSLAWFMSAQEMSFVTLGQRVLANPLKVRMHYGHPDVFDRFWFLTRGGISKASRVINISEDIYAGFNCTLRGGNVTHHEYIQVGKGRDVGLNQISMFEAKVASGNGEQVLSRDIYRLGHRLDFFRMLSVFYTTVGFFFNTMMVVLLVYTFLWGRLYLALSGVEDHANKNSNDNKALGAVLNQQFVIQIGVFTALPMIVENSLEHGFLPAIWDFATMQLQLASLFFSFSMGTRSHFFGRTILHGGAKYRATGRGFVVQHKKFAENYRLYARSHFVKAIELGVILIVYASISPLASSTFVYIAMTISSWFLVLSWIMSPFVFNPSGFDWLKTVEDFDDFINWLWYKGILAKAEQSWETWWYEEQDHLRATGLWGKLLEIILDLRFFFFQYGIVYHLRIARGNTSIVVYLLSWICLIVAVGLCIVIAYAQDKYAAKDHVYYRLVQFVVIVITILAIVLLIRFTDMDFVDFIKSLLAFVPTGWGMILIAQVLRPFLQSSVVWETVVSLARLYDMFFGLIVMVPLAFLSWMPGFQQMQTRMLFNEAFSRGLQISRILTGKNSNTKS; encoded by the coding sequence ATGAATTTGAGGCAACGCCCACCTCCCACGGGAGGACGTGCAAGTCACGCGCCTCCGCAGCGGCTGTCTGACCACCACTTCAACATCATCCCCATCCACGACCTGCTCACCGACCATCCTTCCCGCCAGTACCCGGAGGTGCGTTCCTCCGCTGACGCCTTACGTACCACCGGTGACCTACGTAAGCCGCCGTTCGCCCCATGGAACGAGAATATGGACCTCCTAGACTGGCTGGGGCTCTTTTTTGGGTTCCAAGACGACAACGTTCGGAACCAGAGGGAACACTTGGTGCTCCATCTGGCCAACTCGCAAATGCGCCTCCAGCCGCCGCCCGCTGCCTTCGATCGACTCGACCCCGGTGTCCTCCGGCGGTTCCGCCAGAAGCTCTTGAAAAATTACTCTTCATGGTGCTCTTATTTGGGGAAAAGGTCTCAAGTACGTCTACCCCATCACCATATTCCCGACCTCCAACGCCGCGAGCTCTTGTATGTATGTCTTTATTTGTTGGTATGGGGTGAAGCTGCTAACTTGCGATTTACCCCAGAGTGTTTGTGCTATATTTACCATCATCTGGCATTGGAACTGAATTACATTCTTGATGATCATTTTGATGAGAATACGGGCCAGCTTTTTGTACCCTCTACATGTAGACAATTCggttttttaaattatgttgtTACTCCTATTTACACCATGATGACGAATGAGGTGCGGAGGAGTAGGAACGGCACTGCCCCTCACTCAGCTTGGCGGAACTATGATGATATTAATGAGTATTTCTGGAGACGAAGATGCTTTAAGAGGGTGAAATGGCCAATTGATTTGAGTTGCAACTTTCTCTCGGCTGATGACTATACTAGGGTGGGGAAGACGGGGTTTGTTGAGCAGCGGACTTTTTGGAACTTGTTTAGGAGTTTTGATAGGCTGTGGGTTTTGCTGATACTGTATTTTCAGGCTGCTGCTATTGTTGCTTGGGCAGGAAGGGCATATCCTTGGCAGGCACTCGAGGATAGAGATGTACAAGTACAGTTGCTCACAATCTTTATTACATGGGCTGGTTTAAGATTTATTCAATCAATTCTTGATGCTGGCACGCAGTATAGTTTGATCACAAAGGACTCAAAGTTGATTGGTGTGAGGATGGTTTTGAAAAGTATGGTTGCTGTGTCTTGGTGTGTTGTGTTTGGAGTGTTCTATGGTAGGATCTGGAGCCAGAAAAATTCAGACAGGTCATGGTCATATGAAGCACATCAAAGAATTTTTGTCTTCCTCAAGGCCGCGTTGGTCTTTGTCATACCAGAATTACTTGCTTTGCTGCTGTTCATTATTCCCTGGATTCGCAATGTGATCGAAGAAGCTGATTGGCCAATTTTGTACGTTCTGATGTGGTGGTTTCACAGTAGAACATTTGTGGGTCGAGGGCTTAGGGAGGGGCTTGTTGACAACTTAAAATACACCATTTTCTGGGTTGCAGTGTTGGCTTCAAAATTCTCTTTTAGTTACTTCCTTCAAATCAGACCGCTCGTTGGTCCAACTAGAGCTCTCTTGAATCTCAGGGACGTTAAATACAAGTGGCATGAATTTTTTACTAGTACCAACAGAATGGCCGTGGTTATGTTGTGGGCTCCTGTTGTCTTGATATATTTAGTGGATTTGCAAATCTTTTATACAATATTTTCCTCTCTTGTTGGGTCAACAATAGGGTTGTTCTCACATTTGGGTGAGATTCGGAATGTGGAACAATTGAAACTTAGATTCCAGTTCTTTGCAAGTGCATTGCAATTTAATTTGATGCCAGAGGATCAAACTCATAGGTCTGAGGCAACTGTGGTGCATAAACTGCGCAATGCCATTCATCGTGTTAAGCTTCGATACGGTCTTGGGAAGCCATACAAGAAGATGGAATATAGTCAGGTGGAAGCCACTAGGTTTGCACTAATATGGAATGAAACACTCATCACTTTAAGAGAAGAAGACCTCACCAGTGACCAAGAATTGGAACTACTTGAACTACCACCTAACTGTTGGGATATCAAAGTGATACGATGGCCTTGTGTTCTCTTGTGCAATGAGCTACAACTTGCACTGAGCCAGGCAAGGGAACTGGCTGATGCACCTGATAGGTGGGTGTGGTTTCGCATTTGCAGGAATGAGTACAGGCGATGTGCAGTCATGGAAGTTTATGATAGCATCAAATACTTGCTTCTTGACATCATCAAATACAACACAGATGAACATTCCATAGCTACCAAATTTTTCATGGACGTTGATAATTATATTCGATTTGAAAAGTTCACTGAGGCCTATGGGATAACGATTTTGCCTAAGATTCATGAgcaattgatatattttattgagCTTCTCCTTATGCCTAAGAAGGATATGGATAAAATTGTCATTGCGCTGCAGGCCTTGTATGAGCTCGCAGTTCGGGAATTTCCAAGGGTAAAAAAATCTGTGGTTCAGTTGAGTCAGGAAGGTTTGGCTCCTTGTAACCGTAATACTGATGCAGGGCTGCTTTTTGAGAATGCTGTTCAATTGCCAGATGATGAGGATGCTTTCTTCTACAGGCAATTACGTCGGTTGCACTCAATCCTCTCTTCTCGGGATTCGATGCACAATGTCCCAATGAATCTCGAGGCAAGAAGACGAATTTCTTTCTTTAGCAACTCGCTCTTTATGAACATGCCTCGTGCACCCCAGGTTGAGAAAATGATGGCTTTCAGTGTATTGACTCCTTATTATGATGAAGATGTGCTGTATGGAAAAGAAATGCTTAGAAGTCCAAATGAAGACGGAGTTTCCACTTTGTtttatttgcagaaaatttaTGCAGACGAGTGGGAAAATTTTATGGAGCGCATGCGCAGAGAAGGTATGCAGGATGATGGTGAGATATGGACTACCAAGACAAGAGAGCTCAGACTCTGGGCATCATGCAGGGGCCAGACTCTATCTCGTACTGTGAGAGGCATGATGTATTACTATAGGGCTCTTAAGATGCTTTCTTTTCTCGACTCTGCATTTGAGGTTGACAATAGGCAAGGATCACAAGAATTCAATCTCAGTTTGCTGAAACAGAATGGTGGCTCTATCAATCAAAGCTCCGGTGCTCCAAATTCTCAAACACTAAGCAGGGCAGGAAGCAGTGTGAGCCTGCTATTTAAAGGACACGAATTTGGTGTTGCTCTGATGAAATATACGTATGTGGTTGCCTGCCAAATGTACGGAGTACACAAGGGAAAAGGTGATCCCCGTGCAGATGAGATCTTGTATTTAATGAAAACTAATGAGGCGCTCAGAGTTGCTTATGTCGATGAGGTTTTACTAGGAAGAGAAGAGAAGGAATACTATTCTGTCTTGGTGAAGTACGATCAACAGCTGAAGAAAGAAGTGGAAATCTATCGCATCAAGTTACCTGGTCCTCTGAAATTGGGGGAGGGTAAACCTGAGAATCAGAACCATGCAATTATCTTCACTCGTGGTGATGCTTTGCAGACTATTGACATGAATCAGGACAACTATTTTGAGGAGGCACTCAAGATGAGGAATCTGCTGGAGGAATTTAAAGTAACTTATGGCATCAGGAAGCCTTCCATTCTGGGCGTTCGCGAAAATATATTTACTGGTTCTGTCTCATCGCTTGCTTGGTTTATGTCTGCCCAGGAGATGAGTTTTGTCACACTGGGGCAACGTGTTTTAGCCAATCCTCTTAAGGTTAGAATGCATTATGGTCATCCTGATGTCTTTGATAGGTTCTGGTTTTTAACTCGGGGTGGCATTAGCAAGGCTTCAAGAGTGATCAATATCAGTGAAGATATATATGCTGGGTTCAACTGCACTCTGAGAGGTGGCAATGTGACTCATCATGAATACATACAAGTGGGTAAGGGGAGAGATGTTGGATTAAATCAGATCTCAATGTTTGAGGCCAAGGTTGCCAGTGGCAATGGTGAGCAGGTTTTGAGCAGAGATATATATCGATTGGGCCATAGGTTGGATTTCTTCCGCATGCTCTCGGTTTTCTATACAACCGTGGGCTTCTTCTTCAATACCATGATGGTTGTGCTCCTGGTCTATACATTTCTATGGGGGCGACTGTATCTTGCCCTTAGTGGAGTTGAGGATCATGCTAACAAAAATTCCAACGACAATAAAGCCCTTGGTGCAGTCCTGAATCAACAATTTGTCATCCAAATTGGTGTTTTCACAGCCCTACCAATGATTGTCGAAAACTCGTTGGAGCATGGATTCCTTCCGGCCATTTGGGATTTTGCCACAATGCAGTTGCAGCTCGCTTCATTATTTTTCAGTTTTTCAATGGGCACTCGATCCCATTTCTTTGGTCGGACCATCCTTCATGGGGGTGCCAAGTATCGAGCTACTGGACGTGGTTTTGTTGTGCAACACAAGAAGTTTGCTGAAAATTACAGGCTCTATGCCCGCAGCCATTTCGTGAAGGCAATTGAACTCGGAGTAATTTTGATTGTTTATGCTTCTATTAGCCCCTTGGCTTCAAGTACCTTTGTTTACATAGCTATGACCATATCCAGTTGGTTTCTTGTATTGTCGTGGATAATGTCGCCATTTGTGTTCAATCCTTCTGGCTTTGACTGGTTGAAAACTGTGGAGGACTTTGATGACTTTATCAACTGGTTATGGTATAAAGGAATTTTAGCCAAAGCAGAACAGAGCTGGGAAACATGGTGGTACGAGGAACAGGACCACTTAAGAGCAACTGGTCTTTGGGGAAAACTGTTGGAGATCATTTTAGATCTTCGATTCTTCTTTTTCCAGTATGGAATTGTATACCATTTGAGGATTGCAAGAGGTAATACAAGTATTGTTGTTTACTTGTTATCTTGGATCTGTCTGATTGTGGCTGTGGGTCTTTGTATAGTCATAGCATATGCTCAGGATAAGTACGCTGCAAAGGATCATGTCTACTATAGGCTAGTTCAGTTCGTCGTTATAGTGATCACGATACTTGCAATTGTTTTGCTTATTCGCTTCACTGACATGGATTTTGTTGATTTCATTAAAAGTTTGTTGGCATTTGTCCCCACGGGATGGGGAATGATTCTTATTGCTCAGGTGCTCAGGCCCTTTCTGCAGTCCAGTGTGGTTTGGGAGACTGTTGTTTCACTGGCTCGTTTGTATGACATGTTTTTCGGATTAATAGTCATGGTTCCACTGGCATTTCTTTCCTGGATGCCCGGATTCCAACAGATGCAGACAAGGATGTTGTTCAATGAAGCTTTTAGCAGGGGGCTTCAAATTTCTCGTATTCTGACTGGCAAGAATTCCAACACTAAATCATGA